The Electrophorus electricus isolate fEleEle1 chromosome 4, fEleEle1.pri, whole genome shotgun sequence region TGcatgtttcatagtgagaagaATGGGAGCAAAGTTGAGTCGGAGGAAGAGCGAGGGGGCTGCAATAGAGGGAGCTGTGGTGGAGGCTCCATCCCAGGATCAGCCTGCCACACCTGAAGCTTTATCTGTTCCTCAGAGCAGTGAGCAGAATCTGCAGTGGAGCTGAGGCCACACTTGAAGCCAAGCCCAAGAAGTGTCCCACCAATAGCAGCTGACAGCAAACCTATCCCTGGGGCTCTAGATGTTATCACACAAACTGCAGAGGAAACTGTGAGTGCCATTAGCCAACAGATTGCTGGCCAGTTGAAGAATTCTAAACAAGAGCATAGGAGCTGTGGAGGCCATGATGGCAGCTGTTGGCTTGAAGGATGAGGTCCCAGATCCAGAGCCCAAGCCTGAGACCCTGGTAGATCTTTCAGAGGAGACTAAACCCAAAATGATTTTCTCCACTCCTAAAGCTCCTGAAGGCCTTGCCTACTTACCATCTGACCTGCCGTCGCACAAACCATCTCAGAAGCACTCCTCCACTGAGCCCTGTTGCTGCAGCAATAGCTGATGATGTTGCACCTTTTAGCGGTGGAGAGGGAGGAAATTCCCAGTCAATTTGATATTCGTGCACGCCCTGAGCGCAAGGAATTGTTGGCATGCATGAACCAGGATGCAGAACCACCAGCAGAAACCTCTGAAACTATGAAGTTAGTGTTGATCCCTCAACTCTAAACTTTGACCTTTGGTTGATCTGGGGGACATGGGACAGGGGGTGAGCACAGCTGTCAACACGATCAATGACCTTATATAAACCCATGGACATGCTAAAAGAATCAACTGCTAAAGGGACAATAGGTGCAAGGAGTCAGACCATGACAACAGCCAAGATAATGGCGAAGCATGCCTAAATCAATCCTTTTTATTGAAGTTTTAAAATATCCTGTATAACCACTGACAAATTGTGAGCTTGTAGGCATGAAATGGTTGAACTCTACATCTAAACACCAGTTCCAGCATAAACACAAGCCACTACCCAGCATTATTTTTCTTGTAGTcatgtaaggaaaaaaaaaacaggtttaaaatgttaaatgagtaaaataacctttttatttactCTGTATGAATAAAGTACCATCACAGAAATGCAATAAGaacatgttaaaacaatgaTTGCAAgtgagaaaataaaattaaactgttACAGACCTTAATGTCTAATCTCTAACCTGGTTGACTCTTTACAATTACAAAGGGCTTATCTATTTTTGTCTGGCAATTTGCTGGTGTAGCTGGAATAGGTTATTTATCCAAGTAGTGCAAATCATCAGCCTGTACAAAGTTTTAAATTAGCCAGACAATACAGCGGGGTTGATTTTAGGAATCAAGTGAAACAATGTCAAAAATTAAACATATAGGAAAGTATGTGAATTGTTCCAGTACACAAAGAAAGCTCTGCAGAACTTCAGAATATGCAGTAATGAGGTTTCCTGCTACTGTACTTGGATTTCTTttaactcaacacacacattctcatataCATGTAGGGGGAAGGGCCACATTCCTTCCAgagaaaaaaggttttcagaAGTCACAAGGGAAATTCAGTTTTGGGGTACAAACTCTAGGACATAGCCTTAGAAGCCTCTGTCCCATATAAATCGCTCATTCCTCTATATCTAGTAAAGAATATGACTATTAGGTGAGATTCTCACAATGGCCAGTAAAGTTTAGAAGAAAGAGTAAGGACTGAAGCAATGAGATATTGACCACTGCCCAACACCCACCCcaaacataaaaagaaatttGGAAAGAACTTTAATTCAAACAAAGTTCAACAAAACAAGTAATAAAGAAACTTGCATACATGTTCAAGATTTAAACTTAGAGTGACAGACTTCTACAATGGTCTGATGGCTGACTTGGGTGTTAATGTGTAAAACATTGTGCAGAATGCCAGTTTAACAAACTTTTGGGTCAGCAGAATCCAGTGTTGTAAGGTCTGGTGTCTGAGGTAAGCCCAGTTTTAGTTTTCTGCAAATatgaggagaggaaaaaaggttTCAAAAAATAGCACATGGAAAAATGAGCGAATGGAAGAGATAATTATACATGTTCATTTCTCCTGACTGAGTTTTGGTGGACTTCAGCATGATGATAATACACCACCAGTACTGACCAGCGCTTGGACATTATTTTAAGAGACTGATCATCAAGTAGCAAACTACACTCGCTATAATAAGCTATTAATCAGTGTATTAAACAGATACACATCCTGTGAAACCCAGCTATATTTATCACCCATTTCTtaagtaataaaaacaaatatgtatgcTTATTAAATTCTAAGCTGGTCCCACTAGTTCAACAGATTATAGATAATGGTACTTTGTGGTTACTGTCTTACTTGTATTTTTTTGCCAAGTCTACATTAGTGCGTCCTTGCTGGAATGGATAAGCCCAAAGTATGGAATTCCAGGAGTGACCAAAACGTCTCACCCCATCTGTGAGGAAGGCCAGCTCATCTGCAGAGTAGttcttcctttctctgtgtctgcctgaaGACTGAAGGGAGAGGCAAGAagttacacaaatacacatgcacacagtatcCATACACGCCTGACCAAAGATCcaaggttagattaggggtttACTTAGAAATGAATTTCTCATGACAGCAGTAACCCAATTGACCTCTAGAATGTaaccactgcaaaaaaaacaacaacaaaaaaacttctTACGTTGGGTTTGCTATCTCTGTGGACTGCTTTCTGGAGACTGACATTTTTCTTGTCCATGTTTGAGCCTAAGGAGGAGGGGACAAAGAAGGATGGTGCAGTGAAGATAAACAGAACTACCTCATTAACATTCAACATTTGAGGGAAGCATGAGAGATGTGCTACAGCTGTATTAATACAGTGCAGACATGGCTTGATCCTTAAAATAACAGACTTCAAACTGATAAAGCAGtcagcacacaaaaacactacacCTAGCAACACATGTGGCTAAATTGGTTTTGCTCTGTGCAATCCGTGTGgattttgattaattttataTCCCATATAAAACAAAGGGATGTGTCCACAAAGTGAAGGTAAGTTGGTGACTGAGTATACATCATGTCAAATGTCTgaccacttcctgtttcctaATAACTGTGGTCTATGTTGTAATGCAGACTACCTCCACAATAAATGCAAGAAGAGGTTAAATCCTACTGGTACTCATTTAGCTTAATCATACATAGACTTTGTCCGATTTATCCAAAACCACATACAAGCTCTTTCCATTACTATCCTACAGAGTTCCAtattctttgtctctttctccatTATTGCTCCTTCTATAACATTGTCATTTTTATCAGTCCATCAGATGTTTCTCATATTCACCCTCTACATTCTCCTTACAAATCATTACCCAGTCCttcttctcacacacatgcttttgtgtctctctccccataTTGGTTGTAATTTagtttgtaatatataaaatgttcatCTCTCCCCAAATTTTCACAGAACTATACAGACATCAACTACAACAAAAATACTTAAACACACCCaataacggggggggggggggggggggggggggaatcttcTCTTACCCTTTGTTTCACATGGTCTCTTCAGTGGAGTGAGATTTATGACTGGACATTAAGAAGGAGCATAGAGAGAAGGAACATTAAGGCAGGAAAGAAAAGATGACtgatgaataaaacatttagagcAAAGCAGATGGATACATTCACCCATAGCTACACTACATGTGAAAAAATTACTTTCTGGCACAGAACCAAAACAGCTCCCTTCCCTCAGATGATGTGTAGTAATGGTGCAAAGTAGAGAACTGGTATGCCTCTTACATCTCACAGTGTCTAACTGGTTCAGTCCCTCCCTGTTCCCCTCTGTCCCCTTCTTCTTCATACAGTTTGAATATTTGGAACAAGTTTGAAAACACTGAGATATGCTGGCTGCATTGTGGCCCATGCTGGCATCACTGCACATGGGCACGACCCCACTGCACCGCAGACTTCTCTTCAGATGCCCCTCGGCCTTCTGCAGCATCCGGTGGAACTGGCACAAGCACCTGCAGAGGCGCAGTACGGCACCTACCGAACGGCTGTCCACCTCGTCCACTCCAATCACACAACCTGAGCCATGCAGCCAACAGAGAGAGGCCTGCCTTAGACAGCACGGTGCATGAAGCAGAAAGGACCCAGGAAGCCCATGACCAAGCATGAAAGAATCAAAGGTTCTAAAAAGCTTTCTAAGGGCAGTTTAAAAATGGTTACTTTGTCTTAAGGCATTAATTAGCATTAGTGAGCGGTATATAgaaccacacacctgcacagcgTAACTGCCTGTCTTTGGAGGCAGCTGGAATGGCGAGGATTCTCTCAATCTCACTATCCAACAGCTCCGAGCACAGAGACAACTCATCTGATCAGAAAGCACATGTACAGATTCAGACAAACTACCCTCTTAATTTCATTACATAAAACATCTTTGAAGAGATTTGTGTAAGGACAGgctactgtttgttttttctctctattGTGTTCTTAGCCATGGTGTATGTTGTATACCCTCAGAGAGAGTCTGTTGCTGCTGGCTTCTCTTCATGGGAGCAGGATGTTTGAAAATATGCGGGCTGTAacccaacaaaaacagaacagagaaatgTCACAGCAGTGACGAGGCAAGCTCCAGTGACTATCTTTGAGTTACCTAAGAATGAACTGTAGAGCCCAATTAATTTTTCCATAATTAATGAGTTGTATGTGGACCTTTAGCCTGACAGTTGGCCTTAAATTTCTGGACTGGAGTGGTTTTGTAATTTTGACTTTAAGCACCAGTTTTCTGCGCAGTAGCTCTGTTCACGAATAAAGGAAAGTGATTTAGGCtgctttaatgttatttaacaCTCTTACCTATGCAAGTCTCTGTCACCTTCCATTGGGGGCTTGCGGAGTTTGGCTCTGTTTGGGTTTCCATTAATCCAATCATTTGTGCCCATGCTTCTGTTGAAGTGGGCTTTCATCTTCACTATCCCTTCTCCTCTTTCATCCCtttccattttttccctctctctcttttttatctcttcatctctcagcaTTGGGAAGTCAGTGTTGTTTTCTGATCCTACTCTCCCATTCTTGTTTTGCTGTGGTTCCCCCTCTCTTTTTTCAGGATTCAATGACTTGTCAAAATCTCTCAAAATCTGTCTCTGAAACTGctgctgcaaacacacacacccacacaaaaagcAAATTAATGAAAGGACAGTAGGTCTCACTGATGATCCTGCGTGAAaagatattttgtaaataaagtcttggtttaaatcatttttcatttgttaaaattgGCTCTGTAGTTTGTTGGTTTTGCATTCTTTGGGTTGTGAGTGGCTGAGCCGGAGATTGTGAAGAAGTTGTGGATGTGTGCAGAATATTTTCTCGGCCCGACTCCTCCTCATATAGCCGGTTTCGACCCTTCACCTTTCGCACCACTGAGCCCTCCCACAATTCCTCTCTGCATTCCACAGACCTCAACAGAACTGGCTGTGGGTGCCAATCAGAGGAATTTTCTGCATCCTTTTCTAACTCCTCCCCAATCTGagaaacgcacacgcacacggacggacacacacggacacggacacgtTCTCCAACAGTAGTGCGAAATATCAAACATTGTCAGTGTCACAAGATCCCACATAGCGGGACACCGACCAACTGTCGTTTTTCCAGGCGCTGAATCCTCTGTAGTATTTCACGTGCTGACTCCCAATGTCTCTGCAGGACACAGTCCTTATCCTGATGTGATACATCTCTGCCCAGTGAATCCGctggagagaggggcagagcgagacagagaatCTAATTATTTACTACAGATCCTCCTGCAAAAATACTTGGCTGAAAACAAGTCAAACATATCAGTAAAGCTCAGAGGGGTCAAGTCATTTGCTGATGtttaacaaacaacaaaatagacaataaagtaatattgtaatatactttaataattattatatataactcACTGATCTTTTTACAGGTTTGTAACACAAAAGTGACTGCCTTTCTGACTTCCTCATCATTCGTTTCAGTCAGTAGAGAGATCATTAAAGACAGTCCACCACCCAGCAATAACTGGGACTGATGCGCCACTagagaaacaaagataaaaaaatgtaaaggttttaTGAATTTCTTCACAAAATTCAACAGTAACCACAGAAATCTATGCCCACACAGATGTCCACATACTCACCACATGCACTGGTGCAGTGTCCCAGTGTCATTACCACCACTAGCTGGTCTTGTGGACTGAGATTAGGCACGgacagcagaagcaggaggTGTGGAACCAACCGCAACTTGGACAGAACAGGTGCTAATGCCTCTGAGAAAACGAGTGAAATACATCTCCTGCTTTAGCGTGCTTATCTTTCAatttgtcactgtgtgtgtatgctttacCATTGTCAGCTATACAGGCAGACAGCGTTCTGGTGATTGTAGTAGCGAGCTTGCAGGCCACAATGTCGTCTTTGCAGTGAGGGACCAAACTGGCTAAAGAGTCTGAGAGTGTGACCAGTCCTCCAAGCGATGCAAAATACTCTT contains the following coding sequences:
- the terb1 gene encoding telomere repeats-binding bouquet formation protein 1 produces the protein MFSAIKTDLHLLLECLKYQMKCPDSQKQALLTIISICQQDGQYVEFFKEIGGVTFIYNLFSSSHYSEVKETALFALGSLAEFNEICKQTLCREEIFHDLMDCLKHEVSHNRKRVAVYMLSVLVSNNRQGQSFAQATGCIDILLNLFSDNFPDSGGPREVLQLWASVSSALCGCVNNPQNEENQRACMCVFPLVRVWLVQVSVSRQELAQPICSFIGMAVANNMCAQEYFASLGGLVTLSDSLASLVPHCKDDIVACKLATTITRTLSACIADNEALAPVLSKLRLVPHLLLLLSVPNLSPQDQLVVVMTLGHCTSACVAHQSQLLLGGGLSLMISLLTETNDEEVRKAVTFVLQTCKKITDSLGRDVSHQDKDCVLQRHWESAREILQRIQRLEKRQLIGEELEKDAENSSDWHPQPVLLRSVECREELWEGSVVRKVKGRNRLYEEENDLNQDFIYKISFHAGSSVRPTVLSLICFLCGCVCLQQQFQRQILRDFDKSLNPEKREGEPQQNKNGRVGSENNTDFPMLRDEEIKKREREKMERDERGEGIVKMKAHFNRSMGTNDWINGNPNRAKLRKPPMEGDRDLHSPHIFKHPAPMKRSQQQQTLSEDELSLCSELLDSEIERILAIPAASKDRQLRCAGCVIGVDEVDSRSVGAVLRLCRCLCQFHRMLQKAEGHLKRSLRCSGVVPMCSDASMGHNAASISQCFQTCSKYSNCMKKKGTEGNREGLNQLDTVRFINLTPLKRPCETKGSNMDKKNVSLQKAVHRDSKPNSSGRHRERKNYSADELAFLTDGVRRFGHSWNSILWAYPFQQGRTNVDLAKKYKKLKLGLPQTPDLTTLDSADPKVC